The following are from one region of the Corythoichthys intestinalis isolate RoL2023-P3 chromosome 17, ASM3026506v1, whole genome shotgun sequence genome:
- the osbp2a gene encoding oxysterol-binding protein 2 isoform X1 — protein sequence MDELVRSLPSPTLPGIQLPRLDTHKGWLFKWTNYLKGYQRRWFVLSNGLLSYYRTQAEMRHTCRGTIPLAAAQIEQGDACNFLITNGGRSYHLKATSEGECQHWLSTLQQAKINANALIHHSDDSGDDESPGTHDARVLSQGTLKTLASKLDDLSTCNELIGKHGAALQRSLSEFEDLRACIDNTDKVKAVNERAALFRITSNAMINACRDFLDVAQAQNRRWQKTLQHEQEQRHYLETTIEQLAKQHNSLETAWREKPTSYTGGQRSREVDESDENDEFFDAMEDAPSFITVNAETKHRRSGSSQSMKSGGIPSDWTHNENDTSDSNHMQLRRTRRNRIPDKPNYSLNLWSIMKNCIGKDLSKIPMPVNFNEPLSMLQRLTEDVEYSELLDRAARCDSSLEQMCLVAAFSVSSYSTTIHRTSKPFNPLLGETYELDRLQEYGYRSICEQVSHHPPAAAHHVTSQRGWTLWQHITIDSKFRGKYISVMPLGKIHLQFHSSGNHYVWSKVTSTVHNIIVGKLWIDQSGDIDIVSNTTKDTCHLKFSPYSYFSRDVPRKVTGVVEDREGTAHYILSGTWDEKMESAKIVDSSQGSGGSEGKQKTVYQTLQPKLLWKKYPLPDNAENMHYFSALALTLNEPEEGIAPTDSRMRPDQRLMEVGLWDEANTQKQRLEECQRLERKKREVQNMQALEEGQEMEVYQPLWFEKKTDDATGESTYIYRGGYWEAKERQDWSMCPEIF from the exons ATGGATGAGCTGGTGAGGAGTTTGCCCTCCCCGACTCTCCCGGGGATCCAACTGCCGCGTCTGGACACCCACAAAGGCTGGCTGTTCAAATGGACCAACTACTTGAAGGGATACCAGAGGCGGTGGTTCGTCCTCAGCAATGGCCTGCTCTCATATTACAG AACGCAGGCAGAGATGAGGCACACCTGCCGAGGCACAATTCCCCTTGCGGCCGCTCAAATCGAGCAGGGTGACGCGTGCAACTTCCTGATAACCAACGGAGGTCGGAGCTATCACTTGAAGGCCACCTCTGAAGGGGAGTGTCAGCACTGGTTGTCGACACTGCAGCAGGCCAAAATCAATGCCAATGCCCTCATTCATCACTCTG ATGACTCAGGTGATGACGAAAGTCCAGGCACGCATGACGCTCGAGTGTTGAGCCAAGGCACGCTAAAGACGTTGGCCAGCAAACTGGATGATCTGAGCACCTGTAACGAGCTGATCGGAAAGCATGGCGCTGCCCTCCAGCGCTCCCTCAGCGAATTCGAGGATCTCCGCGCGTGCATTGACAACACGGACAAAGTGAAGGCTGTTAATGAGCGAGCCGCTCTCTTTCGCATTACCTCCAATGCTATGATCAAT GCTTGTCGTGACTTCCTGGATGTAGCACAAGCTCAAAACCGCAGGTGGCAGAAAACCCTGCAGCATGAGCAAGAGCAGCGTCACTATCTGGAGACCACCATTGAGCAGCTAGCCAAACAGCACAATAGCCTGGAGACAGCCTGGAGGGAGAAGCCCACCTCTTACACAG GTGGGCAGAGATCTCGCGAGGTGGACGAGAGTGATGAGAATGATGAATTCTTTGACGCCATGGAAGACGCTCCTTCATTCATAACTGTGAATGCCGAGACTAAGCACAG GCGCTCAGGGAGTAGTCAGAGTATGAAAAGTGGCGGAATCCCCAGTGACTGGACCCATAACGAGAAT GACACCTCAGACTCAAACCACATGCAGCTACGCCGAACAAGACGTAACCGTATTCCAGACAAACCCAATTATTCCCTCAACCTGTGGAGCATCATGAAGAACTGTATTGGGAAAGACTTGTCGAAAATACCAATGCCT GTCAACTTCAACGAGCCGCTGTCGATGCTGCAGCGTCTGACCGAGGACGTGGAGTACAGCGAGCTCTTGGACCGGGCGGCTCGCTGCGACTCATCTCTGGAGCAGATGTGTCTGGTAGCCGCCTTTTCAGTCTCTTCCTACTCCACCACCATACATCGCACATCTAAACCCTTCAACCCTCTACTTGGGGAGACCTATGAACTGGACCGCCTGCAGGAATATGGCTACCGCTCCATCTGTGAACAG GTTAGTCACCACCCACCAGCTGCTGCCCACCACGTCACTTCACAGCGTGGATGGACCCTGTGGCAACACATAACTATTGACAGCAAATTCCGTGGGAAGTACATCTCTGTCATGCCACTAG GAAAGATTCACTTGCAGTTCCACTCAAGCGGGAACCACTACGTGTGGAGCAAAGTGACCTCGACAGTGCACAATATTATCGTGGGGAAACTCTGGATTGATCAG TCTGGTGACATCGACATTGTGAGCAACACCACCAAGGATACATGTCATCTGAAGTTCTCGCCCTACAGCTACTTCTCGAGAGATGTCCCACGCAAA GTGACTGGTGTGGTGGAGGACAGGGAGGGAACAGCACATTATATACTATCAGGAACCTGGGATGAAAAGATGGAGAGTGCCAAAATAGTAGACAGCAGTCAAGGAAGTGGAGGCTCAGAAGGCAAACAAAAGACAGTTTATCAAACTCTTCAGCCAAAACTCTTGTGGAAGAAATACCCGCTCCC GGACAATGCGGAAAACATGCATTATTTCTCCGCCTTGGCTTTGACTCTGAATGAGCCAGAAGAAGGCATCGCGCCCACTGACAGCCGTATGCGTCCAGACCAGCGGCTGATGGAGGTGGGCCTGTGGGATGAAGCAAACACCCAGAAGCAGCGTCTGGAGGAGTGTCAGCGGCTGGAGAGGAAGAAGAGGGAGGTCCAAAACATGCAGGCGCTGGAGGAAG GACAAGAAATGGAGGTGTACCAGCCGCTGTGGTTCGAGAAGAAAACTGATGATGCAACAGGAGAAAGCACCTACATCTACAGGGGAGGCTACTGGGAGGCCAAAGAAAGGCAGGACTGGAGCATGTGCCCTGAAATCTTCTAG
- the osbp2a gene encoding oxysterol-binding protein 2 isoform X2, with translation MSPYDSGDDESPGTHDARVLSQGTLKTLASKLDDLSTCNELIGKHGAALQRSLSEFEDLRACIDNTDKVKAVNERAALFRITSNAMINACRDFLDVAQAQNRRWQKTLQHEQEQRHYLETTIEQLAKQHNSLETAWREKPTSYTGGQRSREVDESDENDEFFDAMEDAPSFITVNAETKHRRSGSSQSMKSGGIPSDWTHNENDTSDSNHMQLRRTRRNRIPDKPNYSLNLWSIMKNCIGKDLSKIPMPVNFNEPLSMLQRLTEDVEYSELLDRAARCDSSLEQMCLVAAFSVSSYSTTIHRTSKPFNPLLGETYELDRLQEYGYRSICEQVSHHPPAAAHHVTSQRGWTLWQHITIDSKFRGKYISVMPLGKIHLQFHSSGNHYVWSKVTSTVHNIIVGKLWIDQSGDIDIVSNTTKDTCHLKFSPYSYFSRDVPRKVTGVVEDREGTAHYILSGTWDEKMESAKIVDSSQGSGGSEGKQKTVYQTLQPKLLWKKYPLPDNAENMHYFSALALTLNEPEEGIAPTDSRMRPDQRLMEVGLWDEANTQKQRLEECQRLERKKREVQNMQALEEGQEMEVYQPLWFEKKTDDATGESTYIYRGGYWEAKERQDWSMCPEIF, from the exons ATGTCACCTT ATGACTCAGGTGATGACGAAAGTCCAGGCACGCATGACGCTCGAGTGTTGAGCCAAGGCACGCTAAAGACGTTGGCCAGCAAACTGGATGATCTGAGCACCTGTAACGAGCTGATCGGAAAGCATGGCGCTGCCCTCCAGCGCTCCCTCAGCGAATTCGAGGATCTCCGCGCGTGCATTGACAACACGGACAAAGTGAAGGCTGTTAATGAGCGAGCCGCTCTCTTTCGCATTACCTCCAATGCTATGATCAAT GCTTGTCGTGACTTCCTGGATGTAGCACAAGCTCAAAACCGCAGGTGGCAGAAAACCCTGCAGCATGAGCAAGAGCAGCGTCACTATCTGGAGACCACCATTGAGCAGCTAGCCAAACAGCACAATAGCCTGGAGACAGCCTGGAGGGAGAAGCCCACCTCTTACACAG GTGGGCAGAGATCTCGCGAGGTGGACGAGAGTGATGAGAATGATGAATTCTTTGACGCCATGGAAGACGCTCCTTCATTCATAACTGTGAATGCCGAGACTAAGCACAG GCGCTCAGGGAGTAGTCAGAGTATGAAAAGTGGCGGAATCCCCAGTGACTGGACCCATAACGAGAAT GACACCTCAGACTCAAACCACATGCAGCTACGCCGAACAAGACGTAACCGTATTCCAGACAAACCCAATTATTCCCTCAACCTGTGGAGCATCATGAAGAACTGTATTGGGAAAGACTTGTCGAAAATACCAATGCCT GTCAACTTCAACGAGCCGCTGTCGATGCTGCAGCGTCTGACCGAGGACGTGGAGTACAGCGAGCTCTTGGACCGGGCGGCTCGCTGCGACTCATCTCTGGAGCAGATGTGTCTGGTAGCCGCCTTTTCAGTCTCTTCCTACTCCACCACCATACATCGCACATCTAAACCCTTCAACCCTCTACTTGGGGAGACCTATGAACTGGACCGCCTGCAGGAATATGGCTACCGCTCCATCTGTGAACAG GTTAGTCACCACCCACCAGCTGCTGCCCACCACGTCACTTCACAGCGTGGATGGACCCTGTGGCAACACATAACTATTGACAGCAAATTCCGTGGGAAGTACATCTCTGTCATGCCACTAG GAAAGATTCACTTGCAGTTCCACTCAAGCGGGAACCACTACGTGTGGAGCAAAGTGACCTCGACAGTGCACAATATTATCGTGGGGAAACTCTGGATTGATCAG TCTGGTGACATCGACATTGTGAGCAACACCACCAAGGATACATGTCATCTGAAGTTCTCGCCCTACAGCTACTTCTCGAGAGATGTCCCACGCAAA GTGACTGGTGTGGTGGAGGACAGGGAGGGAACAGCACATTATATACTATCAGGAACCTGGGATGAAAAGATGGAGAGTGCCAAAATAGTAGACAGCAGTCAAGGAAGTGGAGGCTCAGAAGGCAAACAAAAGACAGTTTATCAAACTCTTCAGCCAAAACTCTTGTGGAAGAAATACCCGCTCCC GGACAATGCGGAAAACATGCATTATTTCTCCGCCTTGGCTTTGACTCTGAATGAGCCAGAAGAAGGCATCGCGCCCACTGACAGCCGTATGCGTCCAGACCAGCGGCTGATGGAGGTGGGCCTGTGGGATGAAGCAAACACCCAGAAGCAGCGTCTGGAGGAGTGTCAGCGGCTGGAGAGGAAGAAGAGGGAGGTCCAAAACATGCAGGCGCTGGAGGAAG GACAAGAAATGGAGGTGTACCAGCCGCTGTGGTTCGAGAAGAAAACTGATGATGCAACAGGAGAAAGCACCTACATCTACAGGGGAGGCTACTGGGAGGCCAAAGAAAGGCAGGACTGGAGCATGTGCCCTGAAATCTTCTAG
- the osbp2a gene encoding oxysterol-binding protein 2 isoform X3: MNNNDSGDDESPGTHDARVLSQGTLKTLASKLDDLSTCNELIGKHGAALQRSLSEFEDLRACIDNTDKVKAVNERAALFRITSNAMINACRDFLDVAQAQNRRWQKTLQHEQEQRHYLETTIEQLAKQHNSLETAWREKPTSYTGGQRSREVDESDENDEFFDAMEDAPSFITVNAETKHRRSGSSQSMKSGGIPSDWTHNENDTSDSNHMQLRRTRRNRIPDKPNYSLNLWSIMKNCIGKDLSKIPMPVNFNEPLSMLQRLTEDVEYSELLDRAARCDSSLEQMCLVAAFSVSSYSTTIHRTSKPFNPLLGETYELDRLQEYGYRSICEQVSHHPPAAAHHVTSQRGWTLWQHITIDSKFRGKYISVMPLGKIHLQFHSSGNHYVWSKVTSTVHNIIVGKLWIDQSGDIDIVSNTTKDTCHLKFSPYSYFSRDVPRKVTGVVEDREGTAHYILSGTWDEKMESAKIVDSSQGSGGSEGKQKTVYQTLQPKLLWKKYPLPDNAENMHYFSALALTLNEPEEGIAPTDSRMRPDQRLMEVGLWDEANTQKQRLEECQRLERKKREVQNMQALEEGQEMEVYQPLWFEKKTDDATGESTYIYRGGYWEAKERQDWSMCPEIF, translated from the exons ATGAACAACA ATGACTCAGGTGATGACGAAAGTCCAGGCACGCATGACGCTCGAGTGTTGAGCCAAGGCACGCTAAAGACGTTGGCCAGCAAACTGGATGATCTGAGCACCTGTAACGAGCTGATCGGAAAGCATGGCGCTGCCCTCCAGCGCTCCCTCAGCGAATTCGAGGATCTCCGCGCGTGCATTGACAACACGGACAAAGTGAAGGCTGTTAATGAGCGAGCCGCTCTCTTTCGCATTACCTCCAATGCTATGATCAAT GCTTGTCGTGACTTCCTGGATGTAGCACAAGCTCAAAACCGCAGGTGGCAGAAAACCCTGCAGCATGAGCAAGAGCAGCGTCACTATCTGGAGACCACCATTGAGCAGCTAGCCAAACAGCACAATAGCCTGGAGACAGCCTGGAGGGAGAAGCCCACCTCTTACACAG GTGGGCAGAGATCTCGCGAGGTGGACGAGAGTGATGAGAATGATGAATTCTTTGACGCCATGGAAGACGCTCCTTCATTCATAACTGTGAATGCCGAGACTAAGCACAG GCGCTCAGGGAGTAGTCAGAGTATGAAAAGTGGCGGAATCCCCAGTGACTGGACCCATAACGAGAAT GACACCTCAGACTCAAACCACATGCAGCTACGCCGAACAAGACGTAACCGTATTCCAGACAAACCCAATTATTCCCTCAACCTGTGGAGCATCATGAAGAACTGTATTGGGAAAGACTTGTCGAAAATACCAATGCCT GTCAACTTCAACGAGCCGCTGTCGATGCTGCAGCGTCTGACCGAGGACGTGGAGTACAGCGAGCTCTTGGACCGGGCGGCTCGCTGCGACTCATCTCTGGAGCAGATGTGTCTGGTAGCCGCCTTTTCAGTCTCTTCCTACTCCACCACCATACATCGCACATCTAAACCCTTCAACCCTCTACTTGGGGAGACCTATGAACTGGACCGCCTGCAGGAATATGGCTACCGCTCCATCTGTGAACAG GTTAGTCACCACCCACCAGCTGCTGCCCACCACGTCACTTCACAGCGTGGATGGACCCTGTGGCAACACATAACTATTGACAGCAAATTCCGTGGGAAGTACATCTCTGTCATGCCACTAG GAAAGATTCACTTGCAGTTCCACTCAAGCGGGAACCACTACGTGTGGAGCAAAGTGACCTCGACAGTGCACAATATTATCGTGGGGAAACTCTGGATTGATCAG TCTGGTGACATCGACATTGTGAGCAACACCACCAAGGATACATGTCATCTGAAGTTCTCGCCCTACAGCTACTTCTCGAGAGATGTCCCACGCAAA GTGACTGGTGTGGTGGAGGACAGGGAGGGAACAGCACATTATATACTATCAGGAACCTGGGATGAAAAGATGGAGAGTGCCAAAATAGTAGACAGCAGTCAAGGAAGTGGAGGCTCAGAAGGCAAACAAAAGACAGTTTATCAAACTCTTCAGCCAAAACTCTTGTGGAAGAAATACCCGCTCCC GGACAATGCGGAAAACATGCATTATTTCTCCGCCTTGGCTTTGACTCTGAATGAGCCAGAAGAAGGCATCGCGCCCACTGACAGCCGTATGCGTCCAGACCAGCGGCTGATGGAGGTGGGCCTGTGGGATGAAGCAAACACCCAGAAGCAGCGTCTGGAGGAGTGTCAGCGGCTGGAGAGGAAGAAGAGGGAGGTCCAAAACATGCAGGCGCTGGAGGAAG GACAAGAAATGGAGGTGTACCAGCCGCTGTGGTTCGAGAAGAAAACTGATGATGCAACAGGAGAAAGCACCTACATCTACAGGGGAGGCTACTGGGAGGCCAAAGAAAGGCAGGACTGGAGCATGTGCCCTGAAATCTTCTAG